Proteins encoded together in one Bacteroides ovatus window:
- a CDS encoding class I SAM-dependent methyltransferase produces the protein MSNELKTIHEFDFTLICNYFKGLKRQGPGSPEVTQKALSFTNELSDNARIADIGCGTGGQTMALANYTKGQITGIDLFPDFIEIFNRNAIEAHCEDRVKGIVGSMDALPFQEEELDLIWSEGAIYNIGFERGMNEWNKFLKKNGFIAVTEASWFTPERPSEIDDFWMANYPEIDTIPRKIAQMEKAGYIPTAHFILPENCWTEHFYAPQFPVQEAFLKEYAGNEAAADLIAGQRHEENLYNKYKEYYGYVFYIGKKR, from the coding sequence ATGAGTAACGAATTAAAAACAATCCACGAATTCGATTTTACACTGATATGTAATTACTTCAAAGGACTAAAACGTCAAGGTCCGGGAAGCCCTGAAGTCACACAAAAAGCCTTAAGTTTCACCAACGAACTGTCTGACAATGCCAGAATAGCCGATATTGGCTGTGGCACAGGCGGGCAGACAATGGCATTAGCCAACTATACGAAAGGGCAAATTACAGGCATCGATCTTTTCCCCGACTTCATCGAAATATTCAACAGAAATGCAATAGAAGCCCATTGCGAAGACAGAGTAAAAGGCATTGTCGGTTCTATGGACGCTTTGCCGTTTCAAGAGGAAGAACTCGATCTGATCTGGTCCGAAGGAGCTATCTATAATATAGGATTCGAACGCGGCATGAATGAATGGAATAAGTTCCTGAAAAAGAACGGATTCATCGCTGTAACGGAAGCATCCTGGTTCACCCCGGAACGCCCCTCCGAAATAGACGACTTCTGGATGGCTAATTACCCGGAAATCGATACGATTCCGAGAAAAATAGCACAAATGGAGAAAGCCGGATATATCCCGACAGCCCATTTCATCTTACCGGAAAATTGCTGGACCGAGCATTTCTATGCTCCCCAATTCCCGGTTCAGGAAGCCTTTCTGAAGGAATATGCAGGAAATGAAGCTGCCGCAGACCTCATCGCCGGTCAACGACACGAAGAGAACCTATATAATAAGTATAAAGAATACTACGGCTATGTATTCTATATAGGAAAAAAAAGATAA
- a CDS encoding helix-turn-helix domain-containing protein, producing the protein METKDINKEEYQLRINKVTDYIHQNIDQPLSLQKMAGIACFSPFHFHRVFTILTGETPTDYIKRTRIEKAALLLKQNKELSATEIAALCGFSSLSLLSRNFRLHFSMTIREFRSLK; encoded by the coding sequence ATGGAAACGAAAGATATAAATAAGGAAGAATATCAGTTACGGATCAACAAAGTGACCGACTATATCCATCAAAACATTGACCAGCCGTTATCATTACAGAAAATGGCGGGTATCGCATGCTTTTCTCCTTTCCACTTCCACCGCGTATTTACAATCCTGACCGGCGAAACGCCTACGGATTATATCAAACGCACCCGGATTGAAAAAGCAGCCCTATTATTAAAACAAAACAAGGAACTTTCCGCCACCGAAATTGCCGCCCTTTGCGGCTTTAGCAGCCTTTCGCTGTTAAGTCGCAATTTCAGGCTGCATTTCAGTATGACGATCCGGGAGTTCCGCTCACTAAAATAA
- a CDS encoding SIR2 family NAD-dependent protein deacylase, with protein MKNLVVLTGAGMSAESGISTFRDAGGLWDKYPVEQVATPEGYQRDPALVINFYNERRKQLLEVKPNRGHELLAELEKSFHVTVVTQNVDNLHERAGSSHIIHLHGELTKVCSSRDPYNPQFIKELKPEEYEVKMGDKAGDGTQLRPFIVWFGEAVPEIETAIRYVEKADIFVIIGTSLNVYPAAGLLHYVPRGAEVYLIDPKPVDTHTSRSIHVIQKGASEGMGELKQLLGV; from the coding sequence ATGAAAAATCTGGTAGTTTTGACGGGTGCCGGTATGAGTGCCGAGAGTGGGATCAGTACATTTCGGGATGCGGGCGGTTTGTGGGATAAATATCCTGTGGAGCAGGTGGCTACTCCTGAAGGTTATCAGCGGGACCCGGCTCTGGTGATTAATTTCTATAATGAACGCCGGAAACAGTTGTTGGAGGTGAAACCGAACCGTGGGCATGAATTGTTGGCGGAACTGGAGAAAAGTTTCCATGTAACGGTGGTGACGCAGAATGTAGATAATCTGCATGAACGCGCCGGAAGTAGCCACATTATTCATCTGCATGGCGAACTGACAAAAGTATGTTCCAGCAGAGATCCATATAATCCTCAATTTATAAAAGAGCTGAAACCGGAAGAATATGAAGTGAAGATGGGAGACAAGGCCGGTGACGGCACTCAATTACGACCTTTCATTGTATGGTTTGGAGAAGCTGTGCCGGAAATTGAAACAGCTATCCGCTATGTGGAGAAAGCGGATATTTTCGTCATTATCGGTACATCGCTTAATGTATATCCTGCGGCGGGGCTGCTTCATTATGTACCGAGAGGAGCAGAGGTGTATCTGATTGATCCGAAACCGGTAGATACGCATACTTCCCGTTCGATACATGTAATTCAGAAGGGAGCTTCTGAAGGAATGGGTGAATTGAAACAATTGTTGGGAGTTTGA
- a CDS encoding FKBP-type peptidyl-prolyl cis-trans isomerase, whose protein sequence is MDKFSYSIGLGIGQNLSSMGIGNLAVDDFAQAIKDVLEGNQTAISHNEAREIVNKYFEELESKMGAVAIEQGQAFLEENKKGPGVVVLPSGLQYEIIKEGTGKKPKATDQVRCHYEGTLIDGTLFDSSIQRGEPAVFGVNQVIPGWVEALQLMPEGSKWKLYIPSELAYGARGAGEMIPPHSTLIFEVELLEVL, encoded by the coding sequence ATGGATAAATTCAGTTACTCTATTGGCCTCGGAATTGGTCAAAACTTATCAAGCATGGGAATCGGAAACCTTGCGGTAGATGATTTCGCACAAGCAATCAAAGATGTATTAGAAGGTAATCAGACGGCTATCAGCCACAATGAAGCCCGCGAAATAGTGAACAAATATTTCGAAGAATTGGAATCTAAGATGGGTGCCGTTGCTATTGAGCAGGGACAGGCATTCCTCGAAGAAAACAAAAAAGGACCGGGCGTAGTTGTCCTTCCCAGCGGACTACAATATGAAATCATCAAAGAAGGTACAGGTAAAAAGCCGAAAGCTACCGATCAGGTAAGATGCCACTATGAAGGTACATTGATCGACGGTACACTGTTCGACAGCTCTATCCAACGCGGAGAACCGGCTGTATTCGGCGTCAACCAAGTAATCCCGGGATGGGTGGAAGCTTTGCAGCTGATGCCGGAAGGTTCCAAATGGAAACTGTATATTCCGTCAGAACTCGCTTATGGCGCAAGAGGTGCCGGAGAAATGATTCCTCCTCACAGCACACTCATTTTTGAAGTAGAATTACTCGAAGTATTATAA
- a CDS encoding FKBP-type peptidyl-prolyl cis-trans isomerase: MKKVSIFMAIAAAASLASCTAQAPKANLKTDIDSLSYSIGMAQTQGLKGYLTGRLDVDTTYMAEFIKGLNEGANKTSKKDIAYMAGLQIGQQISNQMMKGINQELFGTDSTKTISKENFMAGFIAGTLEKGGVMTMEAAQEYTRTAMETIKAKALEEKYADYKAENEKFLAENKTKDGVKTTASGLQYKVITEGKGEIPADTCKVKVNYKGTLIDGTEFDSSYKRNEPSTFRANQVIKGWTEALTMMPVGSKWELYIPQELAYGARESGNQIKPFSTLIFEVELLSIEKDKK, from the coding sequence ATGAAAAAAGTTAGTATTTTTATGGCAATCGCCGCTGCAGCAAGCCTTGCTTCTTGTACAGCTCAAGCTCCTAAAGCAAATCTGAAAACAGACATCGACTCACTGTCGTATTCTATCGGTATGGCTCAGACTCAAGGTCTGAAAGGCTATCTGACAGGTCGTCTGGATGTTGATACTACTTACATGGCAGAATTCATCAAAGGTTTGAACGAAGGCGCAAACAAGACTAGCAAAAAAGACATCGCTTACATGGCAGGTCTGCAAATCGGTCAGCAAATCAGCAACCAGATGATGAAAGGTATCAACCAAGAATTGTTTGGTACAGACTCTACTAAAACTATCAGCAAAGAAAACTTCATGGCAGGTTTCATCGCAGGTACTTTGGAAAAAGGCGGCGTAATGACTATGGAAGCAGCTCAAGAATATACTCGTACAGCTATGGAAACTATCAAAGCAAAAGCTTTGGAAGAAAAATATGCTGACTATAAAGCTGAAAACGAAAAATTCCTTGCTGAAAACAAGACTAAAGACGGCGTAAAAACAACTGCAAGCGGTCTGCAATACAAAGTAATCACTGAAGGTAAAGGTGAAATTCCTGCTGACACTTGCAAAGTGAAAGTGAACTACAAAGGTACTTTGATCGACGGAACAGAATTCGACAGCTCTTACAAACGTAACGAACCGTCTACTTTCCGTGCTAACCAAGTAATCAAAGGTTGGACAGAAGCATTGACTATGATGCCTGTAGGTTCTAAATGGGAACTTTATATCCCGCAAGAACTTGCTTACGGTGCAAGAGAATCTGGCAACCAAATCAAACCGTTCTCTACTTTGATTTTCGAAGTTGAACTGTTGAGCATCGAAAAAGATAAGAAATAA
- a CDS encoding Lrp/AsnC family transcriptional regulator: protein MERIDNLDRQILEIISQNARIPFKDVAAECGVSRAAIHQRVQRLIDLGVIVGSGYHVNPKSLGYRTCTYVGIKLEKGSMYKSVVAELQKIPEIVECHFTTGPYTMLTKLYACDNEHLMDLLNNKMQEIPGVVATETLISLEQSIKKEIPIRVEK from the coding sequence ATGGAAAGAATAGACAACCTCGACAGGCAAATCCTAGAGATTATCTCCCAGAATGCCCGCATCCCTTTTAAAGACGTAGCAGCCGAATGTGGAGTATCACGCGCAGCTATCCATCAGCGTGTGCAAAGACTGATTGACCTAGGTGTCATTGTAGGCTCTGGTTACCATGTGAACCCGAAATCATTGGGCTACAGAACTTGTACATACGTGGGTATCAAGCTGGAAAAAGGCTCCATGTACAAATCTGTCGTAGCGGAATTACAAAAGATTCCCGAAATAGTGGAATGTCATTTCACTACAGGCCCGTACACAATGCTGACAAAACTTTATGCATGCGACAACGAACATCTGATGGATTTGCTGAATAACAAAATGCAAGAAATACCAGGTGTAGTAGCTACCGAGACTCTGATTTCTCTGGAACAGAGTATCAAGAAAGAGATTCCCATCCGCGTTGAAAAATAA
- a CDS encoding DUF4491 family protein, whose translation MEFLNEYHLAGLFIGICTFLIIGLFHPVVVKAEYYWGTKCWWIFLVLGIAGVIASLSIDNVILSSLLGVFAFSSFWTIKEVFEQEERVQKGWFPKNPKRKYKF comes from the coding sequence ATGGAGTTTCTAAATGAATATCACCTTGCAGGGTTATTCATCGGAATCTGTACCTTTTTGATTATCGGCCTTTTTCACCCCGTCGTGGTAAAGGCCGAATATTACTGGGGCACAAAATGCTGGTGGATATTCCTGGTACTCGGCATTGCCGGTGTGATTGCCTCCTTAAGTATCGATAATGTGATCTTATCTTCTTTATTAGGCGTGTTTGCGTTTTCTTCCTTCTGGACGATCAAAGAGGTTTTCGAACAGGAAGAACGGGTACAAAAAGGATGGTTCCCCAAGAATCCGAAGCGCAAATATAAGTTCTAG
- a CDS encoding Cof-type HAD-IIB family hydrolase: MIKAIMLDVDGTLVSFETHKILQSSVEALKEIHDRGIRIVIATGRAAGDLHEIAAVPYDGIIALNGADCVLLDGTVIRRHLIPKDDFKKAMEIAKAFDFAVAIELDEGVFVNRLTPTVERIAKIVEHPIPAVVDIGELFDRKECCQLCFYIDDEMEQQVMPLLPNLSLSRWHPLFADVNLAGISKATGLSAFADYYGIEMAEIMACGDGGNDIPMLKVAGIGVAMGNASETVKASADFVTDTVENDGLCKALKHFGII; this comes from the coding sequence ATGATAAAAGCAATCATGCTCGATGTAGATGGAACATTGGTGAGTTTTGAAACTCATAAAATATTGCAATCTTCTGTTGAAGCTCTTAAGGAGATTCATGACCGTGGGATTCGAATAGTCATTGCTACCGGTAGAGCGGCAGGCGACCTTCATGAAATAGCTGCTGTTCCGTATGATGGAATTATTGCATTGAATGGAGCTGACTGTGTCTTACTGGATGGCACTGTGATAAGGAGACACCTTATTCCAAAGGATGATTTTAAGAAAGCCATGGAAATAGCAAAAGCTTTTGATTTCGCAGTTGCTATTGAACTGGATGAAGGCGTGTTTGTCAATCGGCTGACTCCGACTGTCGAACGGATTGCCAAAATCGTGGAACATCCCATCCCCGCCGTTGTAGACATTGGAGAACTATTTGACAGAAAAGAGTGTTGCCAGCTTTGTTTTTATATCGATGATGAAATGGAACAGCAAGTAATGCCGCTTCTGCCTAACCTTTCCTTATCACGCTGGCATCCCTTATTTGCTGATGTGAACCTTGCAGGAATCAGTAAGGCAACCGGACTTTCAGCTTTTGCCGATTATTATGGAATTGAGATGGCGGAAATAATGGCTTGCGGTGATGGCGGTAATGATATTCCTATGCTGAAAGTTGCCGGAATCGGGGTAGCTATGGGAAATGCATCGGAGACTGTCAAGGCGTCAGCCGATTTTGTTACTGATACCGTTGAGAATGACGGTTTGTGTAAGGCTTTGAAGCACTTTGGAATCATTTAG
- a CDS encoding RNA polymerase sigma factor, whose protein sequence is MKSLSFRKDLIGVQDELLRFAYKLTTDREEANDLLQETSLKALDNEDKYTPDTNFKGWMYTIMRNIFINNYRKVVRDQTFVDQTENLYHLNLPQESGFESTERAYDLKEMHRVVNALPKEYRVPFAMHVSGFKYREIAEKLNLPLGTVKSRIFFTRQKLQEELKDFR, encoded by the coding sequence ATGAAAAGTTTAAGCTTCAGGAAAGATCTGATAGGAGTACAGGATGAATTACTCCGCTTCGCATACAAACTGACAACCGATCGTGAAGAAGCAAACGATTTGTTACAGGAAACCTCATTAAAAGCATTGGATAACGAAGACAAATATACCCCCGACACAAATTTTAAAGGATGGATGTATACTATAATGCGGAACATCTTTATTAATAATTACCGCAAAGTAGTGCGCGATCAGACATTTGTCGATCAGACTGAAAACCTCTATCATCTGAATCTGCCACAAGAGTCAGGTTTTGAAAGTACAGAAAGAGCTTACGATTTAAAGGAAATGCACCGCGTAGTCAATGCTCTGCCTAAAGAATACAGAGTTCCGTTTGCTATGCACGTTTCAGGATTCAAGTACCGTGAGATTGCAGAGAAGTTGAATCTTCCGTTAGGTACTGTAAAAAGCCGCATATTCTTTACCCGTCAGAAATTACAGGAAGAGTTGAAGGACTTCCGCTAA
- a CDS encoding SWIM zinc finger family protein, with product MTDTISYQYAAPSTLQRSADQDELFLAKYSEIEKREAPCFFWGKLTQPYMTARCLIALSNVVQSSFNLTPAQLTMLKDPIVTAGNNRLRFEGFSNCAGVYARVDVLPDGHDGEFLENGTTNVDFNPGMISALGGIGRQENVVMSVGPKEVGLYNKGEKVIERKVPLPVKWIKGLTTVQIYQSVAEKVYSFNRIQTLQLFQTLPKSSVKCDYYLVMRGQKPAFSPVKSMNAICIGGLHRLRLLEPLLPFADELKVFAHPTMQSTIWQLYFGPVRFSLSLSRECWRGFSGEGAALESLLEDVPERWIEAMDKYSYANQQFNPTLFAIEEHIDLDKVDSLSARLAAMGLLGFDLDENSFFYRRLPFKTERILSLNPRMIAAEKLLEEDKVEIIANDGNRTEARVAGSGGVRHTVILDRENEKERCTCTWFSSNQGERGACKHILAVKKLAQWKN from the coding sequence ATGACTGATACTATTTCTTATCAATATGCAGCTCCTTCCACATTGCAACGGTCGGCCGATCAGGACGAACTGTTTCTTGCCAAATATAGCGAAATAGAAAAGAGAGAAGCCCCCTGTTTCTTTTGGGGAAAGCTGACGCAACCTTATATGACGGCACGCTGCCTCATTGCGTTATCCAATGTTGTGCAGTCCAGTTTCAACCTGACACCGGCACAACTTACAATGCTGAAAGATCCGATTGTAACAGCTGGAAATAACCGTCTGCGCTTTGAAGGATTTTCTAATTGTGCAGGTGTATACGCCAGGGTCGATGTACTTCCTGATGGACACGACGGAGAATTCTTGGAAAACGGGACAACGAATGTAGATTTTAATCCCGGAATGATTTCCGCTTTAGGAGGAATAGGCAGACAAGAAAATGTAGTAATGTCGGTCGGCCCCAAAGAAGTGGGACTCTATAATAAAGGTGAGAAGGTGATAGAGCGAAAAGTACCTCTTCCCGTAAAATGGATAAAGGGACTGACTACGGTACAGATTTATCAATCCGTTGCCGAAAAGGTCTATTCCTTCAATCGCATACAAACCTTACAACTCTTCCAGACACTACCGAAAAGTAGTGTGAAATGTGACTATTATTTAGTGATGCGTGGTCAAAAACCGGCCTTTTCACCGGTGAAAAGTATGAATGCCATCTGCATCGGAGGACTCCACCGTTTGCGCTTACTCGAACCCTTGCTTCCGTTTGCTGATGAACTGAAAGTATTTGCACATCCTACTATGCAATCTACTATCTGGCAACTCTATTTCGGTCCGGTCCGCTTCAGCCTTTCTCTTTCCCGCGAATGTTGGAGAGGATTCTCCGGAGAAGGTGCCGCACTGGAATCTCTGCTCGAAGATGTACCTGAAAGATGGATAGAGGCGATGGATAAATACAGTTACGCCAACCAACAGTTCAACCCTACGCTTTTTGCCATAGAAGAGCATATTGACCTGGATAAGGTAGATTCTCTCTCGGCACGATTGGCAGCAATGGGTTTGCTGGGATTCGATTTGGATGAAAACAGTTTCTTCTACCGCCGCCTGCCTTTCAAAACCGAACGTATTTTGAGCCTCAACCCGCGAATGATAGCTGCAGAAAAGTTGCTGGAAGAAGACAAAGTAGAAATCATTGCGAATGATGGCAACCGGACGGAAGCCCGTGTTGCAGGAAGCGGAGGAGTGAGGCATACCGTCATTCTGGACAGGGAGAACGAAAAAGAACGTTGCACTTGCACTTGGTTCAGCAGTAATCAGGGAGAACGGGGAGCTTGCAAACATATTTTGGCAGTAAAGAAACTAGCGCAATGGAAGAACTAA
- a CDS encoding DUF6493 family protein: protein MEELKKELEKLSKAYVDTPENEEKILIPFIKRLLELPMKDRRKLLPLIRELQWIKGRFAGFSSETTCSAARAHFLSAVQFVCANRREMDMAYHVKFDMLCKLLPLYNPAWLTDFINDDKTWFNFDLNYEELMQLMDMGYLKEIAPSRIAHVLPWITRIRNKNPKGDDTFNSELLLKRDITLKEHIWTLFEHESIIGYQDDCAKNAYKKGITTRDESISAALYRFSLDGHLDREQLLRATLATFHRSFKKDMAGWFARFFETLQPTAGELLSLQEEIMQTFTSSYTKPVNIMLQQLKSIADEEGFRYQEFIERATILFFSSPKNSLLTIYSIFEKIVTQHSEMKEPCCITLCQLFLKKDESLQKKAANFISKYGDASSSNLQETLQSYQPEIFQSVQAILASFKPQSIDSQSTEPHLAEEANATDTSVTKDILHTEGENTERNSTDENSTENSLLSEEPPLEAIHICREDNRIPFPTNKEDFLFQLSRLFDMEENWEIETTIAAIIAFHPQLDKEDLNRMEPIFQRAANIVANSWEPYEDLLATFLLEYQRLWAQTDNSNTGVLRNMFTRLEEKLKGIDKNRGAYDERSFKRLADWKPGYSNATCFIPIQQLWLNVIRQIKGGNSLPLLSTPTHTPAYLQATELIRRLAAYQEAGKKPCSWDFQLAIARCAMEDKEEAIATARQLLQDEYLHLCLFLLDENTQPEPPYNHPTAWIAAGLVKAPETEFKAFKSFSCNTLPHNHLTGDYEWKEVKPKENSYETDRRLLQLDSHKWHKYIERNSHQLWQEHLIINSKYNMDDSRYMEPLLCCYPNRPEPLIAQIISNYMAFGSPQEDSKRTLACALRMLLSFHCPLKEMSLLLLSGSLLFVDKTVRSYAAELWVEGLSTGRINNHRVGEILARLINMELAPLKRFTTQVYESMYKRSAFHNRQLEELLTVFISGLPDKPVTGLKQLLELYLELLTINHSKVTNEQLLQRLQEWATNSNLKKVTTSLNKL, encoded by the coding sequence ATGGAAGAACTAAAAAAAGAACTGGAGAAGTTATCCAAAGCCTATGTGGATACTCCGGAGAATGAAGAGAAAATATTAATCCCTTTTATCAAGAGATTATTGGAGTTGCCAATGAAGGACAGGCGGAAGTTGCTGCCGCTTATCCGGGAATTGCAATGGATAAAAGGCAGGTTCGCTGGTTTCAGCAGTGAGACAACCTGTAGTGCGGCACGGGCACATTTTCTATCGGCAGTACAGTTTGTATGTGCCAACAGACGGGAGATGGATATGGCATATCATGTGAAGTTTGATATGCTTTGCAAACTACTCCCGCTTTACAACCCTGCCTGGCTGACAGACTTTATCAACGATGACAAAACATGGTTCAATTTCGATCTCAATTACGAAGAACTGATGCAGCTCATGGATATGGGTTACCTCAAAGAAATCGCTCCAAGCCGTATTGCACATGTACTCCCCTGGATTACCCGCATCAGAAATAAGAATCCCAAAGGAGACGATACTTTCAACAGTGAACTACTACTCAAACGGGATATTACACTGAAAGAACACATCTGGACGCTTTTCGAACACGAATCAATCATCGGTTATCAGGATGATTGTGCCAAAAATGCTTATAAAAAAGGAATCACAACACGGGATGAAAGTATCAGCGCGGCCCTCTACCGCTTTTCACTGGACGGCCATCTGGATAGAGAACAGCTACTAAGAGCCACCCTCGCCACTTTTCACCGGAGCTTCAAAAAAGACATGGCAGGATGGTTTGCCAGATTCTTTGAAACGCTGCAACCGACCGCCGGAGAATTGTTATCCTTACAGGAAGAGATCATGCAAACATTCACTTCTTCCTACACCAAGCCGGTAAATATAATGTTGCAACAGTTGAAGAGCATTGCAGACGAAGAAGGATTCCGTTATCAGGAATTCATCGAACGGGCAACCATCCTTTTCTTCTCCAGTCCCAAAAACTCGCTATTAACCATTTACTCTATCTTTGAAAAGATCGTTACGCAACATTCCGAGATGAAAGAGCCTTGTTGTATCACTCTCTGCCAACTATTCTTGAAGAAGGACGAAAGCCTGCAAAAGAAAGCTGCCAACTTTATTTCAAAATATGGGGACGCCTCTTCGTCCAATCTCCAAGAAACACTACAGTCTTATCAACCGGAGATATTTCAAAGCGTGCAAGCGATACTCGCATCTTTCAAGCCACAGTCTATAGATTCACAGTCTACAGAACCACACCTTGCAGAAGAAGCAAATGCAACAGATACAAGTGTGACAAAAGACATTCTTCATACAGAAGGAGAGAATACAGAAAGAAATAGTACAGATGAAAATAGTACCGAAAACTCCCTCCTCTCCGAAGAGCCACCTCTGGAAGCCATCCACATTTGCCGGGAAGACAACCGTATTCCATTCCCTACCAACAAAGAAGATTTCCTGTTTCAGCTTAGCCGTTTGTTCGACATGGAGGAGAACTGGGAGATAGAAACAACGATTGCCGCTATCATTGCTTTCCATCCCCAACTGGATAAAGAAGACCTCAACCGGATGGAACCTATTTTCCAACGGGCAGCCAATATTGTTGCCAATAGTTGGGAACCATACGAAGATCTCCTTGCCACTTTCCTGTTGGAATACCAACGCTTATGGGCACAGACAGACAACTCCAACACAGGAGTTTTGAGAAACATGTTCACCCGGCTGGAAGAGAAACTGAAAGGAATAGATAAAAACAGGGGAGCTTACGACGAACGTTCCTTCAAACGACTTGCTGACTGGAAACCCGGTTACAGCAACGCAACCTGTTTCATACCTATCCAACAGTTATGGCTGAATGTGATCCGCCAAATAAAAGGAGGAAATTCATTGCCATTGCTTTCTACTCCCACCCATACCCCGGCATACCTACAAGCCACCGAACTGATACGCCGGCTTGCCGCATACCAGGAAGCAGGAAAGAAACCTTGTTCGTGGGATTTCCAACTGGCTATTGCCCGTTGTGCCATGGAAGACAAAGAAGAAGCCATCGCCACCGCCCGGCAACTGTTACAAGATGAGTACCTGCATCTCTGCCTGTTCTTATTGGACGAAAACACGCAACCCGAACCGCCCTACAACCATCCAACCGCCTGGATAGCCGCCGGACTGGTAAAAGCACCGGAGACGGAATTTAAAGCATTCAAGTCTTTCTCCTGTAACACATTGCCACACAATCATCTGACAGGAGACTACGAGTGGAAAGAAGTGAAACCTAAAGAAAACTCATACGAAACGGACAGACGCCTGCTTCAACTTGATTCTCACAAATGGCACAAATATATCGAACGCAACAGCCATCAGCTATGGCAGGAACATCTGATTATTAACAGCAAATACAACATGGATGACTCCCGCTACATGGAACCTCTATTGTGTTGCTACCCTAACCGCCCGGAACCGTTGATAGCCCAAATTATCTCCAATTACATGGCTTTCGGCAGTCCACAGGAAGACAGCAAACGCACCCTTGCCTGTGCCTTACGCATGTTGTTGTCTTTCCATTGCCCGCTCAAAGAAATGAGTCTACTCCTATTAAGCGGCTCGCTGCTTTTTGTAGACAAAACAGTCCGTTCCTATGCAGCGGAGTTATGGGTAGAAGGACTCTCCACAGGAAGAATAAACAACCATCGGGTAGGAGAAATCCTGGCCCGGCTTATCAACATGGAACTTGCTCCGTTAAAACGCTTCACCACACAAGTATACGAAAGCATGTACAAACGAAGCGCTTTCCACAACCGCCAACTGGAAGAATTGCTCACTGTATTTATCAGCGGATTGCCCGACAAACCCGTCACCGGACTCAAACAACTGCTCGAACTCTATCTGGAACTATTGACCATCAACCACAGCAAAGTTACAAACGAACAACTCTTGCAACGCCTGCAAGAATGGGCAACGAACAGCAATTTGAAGAAAGTGACCACTTCACTCAACAAACTATAA